The Symphalangus syndactylus isolate Jambi chromosome 23, NHGRI_mSymSyn1-v2.1_pri, whole genome shotgun sequence genome has a window encoding:
- the PRL gene encoding prolactin isoform X2: MNIKGSPWKGSLLLLLVSNLLLCHSVAPLPICPGGAARCQVTLRDLFDRAVVLSHYIHNLSSEMFSEFDKRYTHGRGFITKAINSCHTSSLATPEDKEQAQQINQKDFLSLIVSILRSWNEPLYHLVTEVRGMQEAPEAILSKAVEIEEQTKRLLEGMELIVSQVHPETKENEIYPVWSGLPSLQMADEESRLSAYYNLLHCLRRDSHKIDNYLKLLKCRIIHNNNC; the protein is encoded by the exons ATGAACATCAAAGGATCGCCATGGAAAG GGTCCCTCTTGCTGCTGCTGGTGTCAAACCTGCTCCTGTGCCACAGCGTGGCCCCCTTGCCCATCTGTCCCGGTGGGGCTGCCAGATGCCAGGTGACTCTTCGAGACCTGTTTGACCGTGCCGTCGTCCTGTCCCACTACATCCATAACCTCTCCTCAGAAATGTTCAGCGAATTC GATAAACGGTATACCCATGGCCGGGGGTTCATTACCAAGGCCATCAACAGCTGCCACACTTCTTCCCTTGCCACCCCTGAAGACAAGGAGCAAGCCCAACAGATCAAT CAAAAAGACTTTCTGAGCCTGATAGTCAGCATATTGCGATCCTGGAATGAGCCTCTGTATCATCTAGTCACGGAAGTACGTGGTATGCAAGAAGCCCCGGAGGCTATCCTATCCAAAGCCGTAGAGATTGAGGAGCAAACCAAACGGCTTCTAGAGGGCATGGAGCTGATAGTCAGCCAG GTTCATCCTGAAACCAAAGAAAATGAGATCTACCCTGTCTGGTCGGGACTTCCATCCCTGCAGATGGCTGATGAAGAGTCTCGCCTTTCTGCTTATTATAACCTGCTCCACTGCCTACGCAGGGATTCACATAAAATCGACAATTATCTCAAGCTCCTGAAGTGCCGAATCATCCACAACAACAACTGCTAA
- the PRL gene encoding prolactin isoform X1: MNIKGSPWKAGSLLLLLVSNLLLCHSVAPLPICPGGAARCQVTLRDLFDRAVVLSHYIHNLSSEMFSEFDKRYTHGRGFITKAINSCHTSSLATPEDKEQAQQINQKDFLSLIVSILRSWNEPLYHLVTEVRGMQEAPEAILSKAVEIEEQTKRLLEGMELIVSQVHPETKENEIYPVWSGLPSLQMADEESRLSAYYNLLHCLRRDSHKIDNYLKLLKCRIIHNNNC; the protein is encoded by the exons ATGAACATCAAAGGATCGCCATGGAAAG CAGGGTCCCTCTTGCTGCTGCTGGTGTCAAACCTGCTCCTGTGCCACAGCGTGGCCCCCTTGCCCATCTGTCCCGGTGGGGCTGCCAGATGCCAGGTGACTCTTCGAGACCTGTTTGACCGTGCCGTCGTCCTGTCCCACTACATCCATAACCTCTCCTCAGAAATGTTCAGCGAATTC GATAAACGGTATACCCATGGCCGGGGGTTCATTACCAAGGCCATCAACAGCTGCCACACTTCTTCCCTTGCCACCCCTGAAGACAAGGAGCAAGCCCAACAGATCAAT CAAAAAGACTTTCTGAGCCTGATAGTCAGCATATTGCGATCCTGGAATGAGCCTCTGTATCATCTAGTCACGGAAGTACGTGGTATGCAAGAAGCCCCGGAGGCTATCCTATCCAAAGCCGTAGAGATTGAGGAGCAAACCAAACGGCTTCTAGAGGGCATGGAGCTGATAGTCAGCCAG GTTCATCCTGAAACCAAAGAAAATGAGATCTACCCTGTCTGGTCGGGACTTCCATCCCTGCAGATGGCTGATGAAGAGTCTCGCCTTTCTGCTTATTATAACCTGCTCCACTGCCTACGCAGGGATTCACATAAAATCGACAATTATCTCAAGCTCCTGAAGTGCCGAATCATCCACAACAACAACTGCTAA